Proteins encoded in a region of the Candidatus Palauibacter australiensis genome:
- a CDS encoding superoxide dismutase — translation MHALPDLPYAHDALEPTIDARTMEIHHGKHHQVYVNMLNGALEGHDDLAGLSLEALLRGIADVPESIRGAVRNHGGGHSNHSLFWTAMSPDGGGSPSGDLAAAIDGACGSFDDFKAAFQQAGLTRFGSGWAWLVAGDGGELSVYSTANQDSPLMQGDTPLLGVDVWEHAYYLNYQNRRADYLAAFWDVVDWAAVAARYAAATG, via the coding sequence ATGCACGCCTTGCCCGACCTGCCGTACGCCCACGACGCGCTCGAACCGACGATCGACGCGCGCACGATGGAGATCCACCACGGCAAGCATCACCAGGTGTACGTGAACATGCTGAACGGCGCGCTCGAAGGTCACGACGACCTCGCGGGCCTCTCCCTGGAGGCGCTCCTGCGCGGCATCGCAGACGTGCCCGAGTCGATCCGCGGAGCGGTGCGGAACCACGGCGGCGGACACTCGAACCATTCGCTGTTCTGGACTGCGATGTCTCCGGACGGGGGCGGGAGTCCGTCGGGCGACCTCGCGGCCGCCATCGATGGCGCCTGCGGTTCCTTCGACGACTTCAAGGCGGCGTTCCAGCAGGCGGGGCTCACCCGCTTCGGCAGCGGCTGGGCGTGGCTCGTGGCCGGGGACGGCGGCGAACTCTCCGTGTACTCCACCGCGAACCAGGACAGCCCGCTGATGCAGGGAGACACGCCGCTCCTGGGCGTGGACGTGTGGGAACACGCGTACTACCTGAACTACCAGAACCGCCGCGCGGACTACCTCGCCGCGTTCTGGGACGTGGTCGACTGGGCCGCAGTGGCCGCCCGTTACGCCGCCGCCACCGGCTGA
- a CDS encoding ATP-dependent 6-phosphofructokinase, which yields MNERKTGGAGKIRKIAINTGGGDAPGLNAVIRAIVLSARRRGWSVVGIENGYGGLLPDDPGQVIPLGSDEVRGITHRGGTILGTTNRSDPFAWPVRLPDGSIERRDRSGEVIESLRQHGIDALIAIGGDGSLHLAHRLSKRGLPVVGVPKTIDNDLCGTSLTFGFLTAVATATDAIGKLHSTAESHRRVMVVEVMGRDAGWIALYSGLAGSADVILIPEIPFDIERVCDKIREREAAGREFSIVCVAEGAKPAGGEMVTKTVHGGGDDQERLGGLGDMVAREIARRTGKETRSLTLGHLQRGGTPTSYDRVMSLRFGAAAVRCVARGRFGTMVALDPPLVRAIPLAEALANPKLVPVDGDIVMTAQAIGVSLGD from the coding sequence ATGAACGAGAGGAAAACGGGCGGAGCGGGGAAGATCCGCAAGATCGCGATCAACACCGGCGGAGGGGACGCACCGGGGCTGAACGCTGTCATTCGCGCCATCGTGTTGAGCGCCCGCCGCCGCGGCTGGAGCGTGGTGGGCATCGAGAACGGCTACGGGGGGCTGCTGCCGGATGATCCCGGGCAGGTGATTCCGCTGGGGAGCGATGAAGTGCGGGGGATCACGCACCGTGGCGGGACGATTCTGGGGACGACCAACCGCTCGGACCCGTTCGCGTGGCCCGTGCGCCTGCCGGACGGCTCGATCGAGCGGCGCGACCGATCCGGTGAGGTCATCGAGAGCCTCCGGCAGCATGGCATCGACGCGTTGATCGCGATCGGCGGGGACGGCAGTCTCCACCTCGCGCACCGGCTGTCGAAGCGGGGGCTCCCGGTGGTCGGCGTGCCGAAGACGATCGACAACGACCTGTGCGGAACCAGCCTCACGTTCGGGTTTCTCACGGCGGTGGCGACGGCGACCGACGCAATCGGGAAGCTTCACTCCACGGCGGAGAGCCACCGCCGCGTCATGGTGGTGGAAGTCATGGGACGGGACGCCGGATGGATCGCGCTCTACAGCGGGCTGGCCGGCTCGGCCGACGTCATCCTCATCCCCGAGATTCCCTTCGACATCGAAAGGGTGTGCGACAAGATCCGGGAGCGTGAAGCGGCGGGGCGGGAGTTCAGCATCGTCTGCGTGGCGGAGGGCGCCAAGCCCGCCGGAGGGGAGATGGTGACGAAGACCGTCCACGGCGGCGGGGACGACCAGGAGCGGCTGGGCGGCCTGGGCGACATGGTGGCGCGCGAGATCGCACGGCGCACGGGGAAGGAGACGCGGTCGCTGACGCTGGGCCACCTGCAGCGCGGCGGCACGCCGACCTCCTACGACCGCGTCATGTCGCTGCGCTTCGGCGCCGCCGCCGTGCGGTGCGTGGCCCGCGGCCGATTCGGGACGATGGTCGCGCTCGATCCGCCGCTCGTACGCGCGATCCCGCTCGCCGAGGCGCTCGCCAACCCCAAGCTGGTGCCCGTGGACGGCGACATCGTGATGACGGCCCAGGCGATCGGGGTCAGCCTCGGCGACTGA
- a CDS encoding HAD-IA family hydrolase, which yields MVRPTPLETILFDLDGTLVDSTDLIAASWRHTMKAHFEDPPPDEVWLSTLGQPLRTQLGYLVDSAEEVQAMVETYIDHNFREHERLIRSFPGVRETVVRLREEGVRLGVVTSKASAGTARSLAACALDQALFDVIVTSDEPVPHKPDPAPIRLALERLEAPAETAAYVGDSVWDMRAGHAAGVTTIAALWGPFSERELVIERPHIMLDAIGDLLRYAASSQQSRSPA from the coding sequence ATGGTTCGCCCAACGCCGCTGGAAACGATCCTGTTCGATCTCGACGGGACCCTCGTGGACTCGACCGACCTCATCGCGGCATCGTGGCGCCATACGATGAAGGCCCACTTCGAGGACCCCCCGCCGGACGAGGTGTGGCTGAGCACCCTGGGCCAGCCGCTGCGGACCCAACTCGGCTATCTCGTGGATTCGGCCGAGGAAGTACAGGCCATGGTCGAGACCTACATCGACCACAACTTCCGGGAACACGAACGGCTCATCCGCTCGTTTCCGGGCGTCCGCGAGACGGTCGTCCGGTTACGCGAGGAGGGGGTCCGGCTCGGCGTGGTCACGAGCAAGGCGAGCGCCGGAACGGCCCGGAGCCTGGCGGCGTGCGCGCTGGACCAGGCGCTTTTCGACGTGATCGTCACGTCCGATGAGCCCGTGCCGCACAAGCCCGACCCGGCCCCCATCCGGCTGGCGCTGGAACGCCTGGAAGCCCCTGCCGAAACCGCCGCCTACGTGGGGGACTCCGTATGGGACATGCGGGCGGGCCACGCGGCCGGCGTGACGACGATCGCCGCGCTGTGGGGTCCGTTCTCGGAGCGGGAACTGGTGATCGAACGCCCCCACATCATGCTCGACGCGATCGGGGATCTCCTGCGCTACGCCGCGTCGTCCCAGCAGTCACGGTCACCCGCCTGA